The following proteins are encoded in a genomic region of Flammeovirga pectinis:
- a CDS encoding protein-disulfide reductase DsbD family protein: MTLSSINAQLINPVTWNAELSNQDAKAGDVIEISYHATIKDGWYLYSSDFDPDLGPMLTEVEYKPNNTYQIAGEFTPINPKKKYDELWEGDVTYFKKHGEFTQKIKILKDDFKIEVDISGQSCSDETGQCIPLGKEFVLGNKEAKVSSISSVTETKNTEELKAVSSSGQPAEDESIWGFMISAFIFGLAAIFTPCVFPMIPLTVSFFTNQSGGKAKALFYGLSIVGIYGLFGVVLAPLAGDPSVANAISTHWIPNILFFTIFIIFAMSFFGMFEITMPSSLVNNVDQKSDKGGFFSVFFMAFTLVLVSFSCTGPIVGTILIESVGGAYLKPIFGMLAFASAFALPFTIFALFPGLMKNLPKSGGWLNSVKVVLGFVELALAFKFLSTVDLVYHWGILDKDIMVAIWIAISIMLGLYLLGKIRLPHDSPMDTVSPPRLILATIVFSFVFYLIPGLFGAPLKMLSGILPPQTHHTFDINAIVRQEVENASISNGEQNEMLYPVKYGDIFHLPHGLKGYFNYNQAVAASKKFGKPIFLDFTGHGCANCRKMEDNVWSDPRVLQRLKEDYIILALYVDDPTKLPKSEWITSTFDGNVKKTIGAKNFDFQITKFNSNAQPYYCLLDSDGEKMIPAKAYDLNVENFIEFLDNGVKSFKK, from the coding sequence ATGACCCTGTCATCAATAAATGCTCAATTAATTAACCCAGTAACATGGAATGCGGAGTTATCTAATCAAGATGCCAAAGCCGGAGATGTTATTGAAATTTCATACCATGCAACAATTAAAGATGGATGGTATTTATACTCTTCAGATTTTGATCCAGATTTAGGACCAATGTTAACTGAAGTTGAGTACAAGCCTAATAACACTTATCAAATAGCAGGAGAGTTTACACCTATCAACCCTAAAAAGAAATATGATGAACTTTGGGAAGGAGATGTTACTTACTTCAAAAAACATGGTGAGTTTACTCAAAAAATCAAAATCTTAAAAGATGATTTCAAAATTGAAGTAGATATTTCGGGACAAAGTTGTTCTGATGAAACAGGACAATGTATCCCTTTAGGTAAAGAATTTGTTCTAGGGAATAAAGAAGCTAAAGTTTCTAGTATTAGTTCTGTTACTGAAACTAAAAATACAGAAGAACTAAAAGCTGTTAGTTCTAGCGGACAACCTGCAGAAGATGAAAGTATCTGGGGTTTTATGATCTCAGCGTTCATTTTTGGTTTAGCTGCTATTTTTACGCCGTGTGTATTCCCAATGATTCCTCTTACAGTATCATTTTTTACTAATCAGAGTGGAGGAAAAGCAAAAGCATTATTTTATGGTTTAAGTATAGTAGGTATTTATGGTTTGTTTGGTGTTGTATTAGCACCTCTCGCTGGCGATCCTAGTGTTGCAAATGCAATTAGTACTCACTGGATTCCAAACATCCTTTTCTTTACAATATTCATCATTTTCGCTATGTCATTTTTTGGCATGTTCGAGATTACAATGCCTAGTTCATTAGTAAACAATGTTGATCAGAAGTCTGATAAAGGAGGTTTCTTCTCTGTCTTTTTTATGGCATTTACACTAGTATTGGTTTCTTTCTCATGTACAGGGCCAATCGTTGGAACAATTCTAATTGAGTCTGTAGGTGGAGCATATCTTAAACCTATTTTTGGTATGTTAGCTTTTGCATCAGCATTTGCACTACCATTTACAATTTTTGCTTTATTTCCTGGTTTAATGAAGAATTTACCAAAATCTGGTGGATGGTTAAACTCCGTAAAAGTTGTTTTAGGTTTTGTTGAATTAGCCTTAGCATTCAAATTTTTATCAACAGTAGATTTAGTATACCATTGGGGTATCTTGGATAAAGATATTATGGTTGCTATCTGGATTGCAATATCAATTATGCTAGGATTGTATTTATTAGGTAAAATTCGTTTACCACACGATTCTCCAATGGATACAGTTAGTCCTCCAAGACTTATTTTAGCAACAATTGTATTCTCTTTTGTATTTTATTTGATTCCAGGATTATTTGGAGCTCCATTAAAAATGTTGTCAGGTATTTTACCACCTCAAACACACCACACATTTGATATTAACGCTATAGTAAGACAAGAAGTCGAAAATGCATCTATATCAAATGGTGAACAAAATGAGATGCTATACCCAGTAAAATATGGAGATATATTCCATTTACCACACGGTTTAAAAGGATACTTTAATTATAATCAAGCAGTAGCTGCATCTAAGAAATTTGGTAAACCTATCTTTTTAGATTTTACAGGACATGGTTGTGCAAACTGTAGAAAAATGGAAGATAACGTATGGTCAGACCCTAGAGTTCTTCAAAGATTAAAAGAAGATTATATCATTTTGGCATTATATGTAGATGATCCAACTAAGCTTCCAAAAAGTGAGTGGATAACGTCAACTTTTGATGGTAATGTTAAGAAAACAATTGGGGCGAAAAACTTCGATTTTCAGATTACTAAATTTAATAGCAATGCTCAACCTTATTATTGCCTATTAGATAGTGATGGAGAGAAAATGATCCCTGCCAAAGCATATGATTTAAATGTTGAAAACTTTATCGAATTCTTAGATAATGGTGTAAAATCATTCAAGAAATAA
- a CDS encoding tyrosine-protein kinase: MTDFDKEWDDLNNEGDNLSNNIDFDKLEFVIKKKFIWVILILMMAGICAFLYIRWTPRIYEASTLNQIKLTSSSQDFAEKFGIMNNSLNDGKLESEMALITSGVTYNRVIDSLIDLTVTYQSVGDVRDSELFGDAVPFTFEYPNNVQPTLKDLPFFLEFSNGGKDFIITYKIGEQQIEIAGKSGQRFSLGGRPIIIRSKSPNVDNNKYSFQFNSKSSITNFIRKNISVLIFDPKANTIQISFKAANREKAVAVLKAINTAYSQLSRESKALVYERALTYLFKQIDTTKDSLALQEKKMRAISYGKDLSSYMEAGPIVGNIQELEKSLSSLKNEKKKYQKLRHFLEADSSIVYIQAYATILTDGSISSSLDELAKLETEALRIKDSYTSNTIASNAKLELYKKLRYEVAESIKFAEEFLDGNIRDLQREISKLKTVFYKNIGGDPDLKKIEKRVEIYTSIYDLLTNKMIEVSMAQASTIESSAVINEAYASKIPIAPKKFIAVAISMAIGLFISVIMLVIVYIRMDKISGIKHLERRTGMPILGLIPKYQKEEMAVSRLVVSADPKSTMSEAFRSVRTNLDFMVSDSFDAENSKDARVISVTSTISGEGKTFIASNLAGIIAMSDKKVIMVDLDLRKPKVHLAFGGSNIKGASSILIGQTTIEECLQDTDIPTLKYISAGPIPPNPSELVMSKNFINFLAKLKEEYDVVMLDSPPVGLVTDGMIIMRHVTNPIYVVRADYSKVSFIDNANNLYKSSKFPNISIILNSVPDRRSYGGYGYGYGTMSYSADGFGYGYTYGYESDMTEGDLAYFDEKKKPFWKKLFKNK; encoded by the coding sequence ATGACAGATTTTGATAAAGAATGGGACGACCTCAATAATGAAGGCGATAACCTTTCTAATAATATAGATTTTGATAAACTTGAATTTGTAATCAAGAAAAAGTTTATCTGGGTTATTCTCATTTTAATGATGGCAGGTATATGCGCATTCCTCTATATAAGATGGACACCTAGAATCTATGAAGCAAGCACACTTAATCAAATTAAGTTAACCTCTTCTTCTCAAGATTTTGCTGAGAAATTTGGTATCATGAACAACTCCTTGAATGATGGTAAACTAGAAAGTGAGATGGCTCTAATTACTTCTGGTGTTACATATAACCGTGTTATTGATTCTTTAATTGATCTAACAGTTACTTATCAATCTGTTGGAGATGTAAGAGATTCAGAATTATTTGGAGATGCAGTTCCTTTTACCTTTGAATACCCCAATAATGTTCAACCTACTTTAAAGGATTTACCTTTCTTTTTAGAATTTAGTAATGGAGGTAAAGATTTTATTATCACCTATAAAATTGGTGAACAACAAATAGAAATTGCAGGGAAATCTGGGCAAAGATTCTCTTTAGGTGGACGCCCTATTATCATTAGAAGTAAATCTCCAAATGTTGATAATAATAAATATTCCTTTCAGTTTAATTCAAAGTCAAGTATCACTAATTTTATTCGAAAAAATATTAGTGTTTTAATATTCGATCCAAAAGCAAATACAATCCAAATTTCTTTTAAAGCAGCAAATAGAGAAAAAGCAGTAGCCGTGCTAAAAGCTATAAATACAGCCTACAGTCAGTTATCTAGAGAGAGTAAAGCTTTAGTTTACGAAAGAGCTTTAACTTATCTATTTAAACAAATTGATACAACAAAAGACTCTCTAGCACTTCAAGAAAAAAAGATGAGAGCAATAAGCTATGGTAAAGATTTATCTTCTTATATGGAAGCCGGACCTATTGTAGGCAATATTCAAGAATTAGAGAAGTCTTTATCTTCACTTAAAAATGAAAAGAAGAAATACCAAAAATTAAGACACTTTCTTGAAGCCGATAGTAGTATAGTTTACATACAAGCTTATGCTACTATTCTTACAGATGGTAGTATTTCTTCTAGTCTAGATGAGCTTGCAAAATTAGAAACTGAAGCTTTAAGAATTAAAGACTCTTATACATCAAATACAATTGCTAGTAATGCTAAACTAGAACTTTATAAAAAGCTACGTTATGAGGTGGCTGAATCTATTAAATTCGCAGAAGAATTTTTAGACGGTAATATTAGAGATCTTCAAAGAGAAATCTCAAAATTAAAAACTGTCTTTTATAAAAATATTGGAGGAGATCCTGATCTTAAAAAGATTGAAAAAAGAGTTGAAATTTATACTAGTATTTATGATCTGCTTACCAATAAAATGATTGAGGTAAGTATGGCACAAGCTAGTACAATAGAAAGTTCTGCCGTAATTAATGAGGCTTACGCAAGTAAGATTCCTATTGCTCCAAAAAAGTTTATTGCGGTAGCTATAAGCATGGCTATTGGTCTATTCATCTCTGTTATAATGCTTGTTATTGTATACATCAGAATGGATAAAATTAGTGGTATTAAGCATCTGGAGCGCAGAACAGGAATGCCAATTTTAGGACTAATTCCAAAATATCAGAAAGAGGAAATGGCTGTCTCTAGATTAGTTGTTTCTGCAGATCCAAAATCTACAATGAGTGAAGCTTTTAGATCTGTCAGAACTAACTTAGATTTCATGGTTTCAGATAGTTTTGATGCAGAAAATAGTAAAGATGCTCGTGTAATTTCTGTTACTTCTACCATTAGTGGAGAAGGGAAAACATTTATTGCCTCTAACCTTGCTGGTATTATTGCTATGTCAGACAAAAAAGTAATAATGGTAGACCTCGATCTACGAAAACCAAAAGTTCATTTAGCATTTGGAGGTAGTAATATTAAAGGAGCTTCATCAATTCTTATTGGGCAAACTACTATTGAAGAATGCTTACAAGATACTGATATACCTACTTTAAAATATATTAGTGCAGGTCCTATTCCTCCAAACCCATCAGAATTGGTCATGTCTAAGAACTTTATCAATTTCTTGGCAAAATTAAAAGAGGAGTACGATGTGGTCATGTTAGATTCACCTCCTGTAGGTTTAGTTACAGATGGAATGATAATTATGCGTCATGTAACTAACCCTATTTATGTTGTAAGAGCAGATTATTCTAAAGTCTCTTTTATCGATAACGCAAACAACCTTTACAAATCTAGTAAGTTTCCAAATATCTCAATTATTCTTAATTCAGTTCCAGACAGAAGAAGTTATGGTGGTTATGGCTATGGCTATGGTACAATGTCTTATAGTGCTGATGGTTTTGGCTATGGATATACCTACGGATACGAATCTGATATGACAGAAGGAGACTTAGCCTACTTCGATGAGAAGAAAAAGCCATTTTGGAAAAAGCTATTTAAAAATAAGTAA
- a CDS encoding BatD family protein — translation MKSVAFKYHNKIKHIVFVLGLLLLGIEGIAQTVTVNIGGTEIGQNENFEITLTVKNGRLTNYSQFPDIQGFRKGRPSTSSQTSIINGQVSTQQSVTQMYAPTKKGTFVLKPFKMSVNGKSVNSKGATIKVGNPVQRQSYDPFADFWGNGGSQKQQQEQQFIDVKADAFYAVSTDKRSVYRGEGFRMDISFYVSVTNRAELEFFKIDEQISDILKKVKPKNCWEENFNIESIHPEYVTVNGKSYRQYKIYEAMFYPLNTEDIVVAPTQLKMIKYQVAQRQSFFGRNRKEDVEVFKSKGRTIKVKPLPESQFKSIASVGNYRMKEGVSDTKIKTGESVTLEFKVEGEGNISSIREPDVIDSENLLFYPPSISQNIKRANNRVVGSKQFTYYIEPQEPGTYNLKDFVSLSIFNPRTKKYEILHPEGTITVEGKSLRDANISKTDLGSFYDSMKNADNSLVSMSETSWIQIILNIFVVITLVTTGVLLFKKI, via the coding sequence ATGAAATCAGTAGCATTCAAATACCATAATAAAATTAAGCATATAGTTTTTGTATTGGGCTTACTTTTATTAGGAATAGAAGGTATAGCACAAACAGTTACAGTCAACATTGGAGGAACTGAAATAGGTCAGAATGAAAATTTTGAAATTACCTTAACAGTAAAGAATGGAAGATTAACTAACTATTCTCAATTTCCTGATATACAAGGATTTAGAAAAGGAAGACCTTCTACATCTAGCCAAACCTCTATCATAAATGGCCAAGTATCTACTCAGCAGAGTGTTACACAAATGTATGCTCCAACTAAAAAGGGAACATTTGTATTAAAACCATTTAAGATGTCAGTAAATGGCAAATCTGTAAATAGTAAAGGGGCAACAATTAAAGTTGGTAATCCTGTTCAGCGTCAGTCTTACGATCCTTTTGCAGATTTCTGGGGGAATGGAGGTTCTCAGAAGCAACAACAAGAGCAACAATTTATAGATGTAAAGGCAGATGCCTTTTATGCTGTAAGTACAGATAAGAGATCAGTTTATAGAGGAGAAGGTTTTAGAATGGATATTTCCTTTTATGTTTCTGTTACAAACAGAGCAGAATTAGAGTTCTTTAAAATAGATGAGCAAATATCGGATATTCTTAAAAAGGTCAAGCCGAAGAATTGTTGGGAAGAGAATTTTAATATTGAGTCTATTCATCCAGAATATGTAACAGTAAATGGTAAATCATATCGTCAGTATAAAATATATGAAGCCATGTTTTACCCACTTAATACCGAAGATATTGTTGTAGCTCCTACTCAATTAAAAATGATTAAGTATCAAGTTGCACAACGTCAATCATTTTTTGGGAGAAATAGGAAAGAAGATGTTGAGGTTTTTAAATCAAAGGGAAGAACTATAAAAGTAAAACCACTTCCAGAGAGTCAATTTAAAAGTATTGCTAGTGTTGGTAATTACCGCATGAAGGAAGGTGTGAGTGATACCAAAATTAAGACTGGAGAAAGTGTAACACTTGAGTTTAAAGTGGAAGGTGAAGGTAATATATCGTCTATTAGAGAACCAGATGTAATAGATTCTGAAAATCTTTTATTCTATCCTCCAAGTATCTCTCAAAATATTAAGAGAGCAAATAACCGAGTAGTGGGTTCTAAGCAATTTACATATTATATAGAGCCACAAGAACCAGGAACATATAATCTAAAAGATTTTGTAAGCTTGTCGATATTTAACCCTAGAACTAAAAAGTATGAGATTCTACATCCTGAAGGAACAATTACAGTTGAAGGAAAAAGTTTAAGAGACGCAAATATTTCAAAAACAGATTTAGGATCTTTTTATGATTCTATGAAAAATGCAGACAATTCTCTTGTATCGATGAGTGAAACTTCTTGGATTCAAATAATTTTAAACATCTTTGTAGTAATAACCTTAGTAACAACAGGTGTATTGTTGTTTAAAAAAATCTAA
- a CDS encoding NAD-dependent epimerase/dehydratase family protein, with protein MLLEGKKVFITGATGFVGGYILKSILQKGAHVIALNGKRNDKSFLGDDSKLVTWVDIDILDPNSLLEELKEIDYVIHTASIVSFNTTLDELRAVNVNGTANLVNISLQAGIKKFIHISSIAALGVPEYGNFINENSKWTGDKGMSAYAISKYNAEQEVWRGYREGLDIVVLNPSVILGVGNWDRSSLTIFKTIQKGVKYYPSGLFSSVDVRDVTAAVIKAIELPISGERFILNASNIPFKLALETISNGLNVEAPSKKISKTSVNFIYYAEKIFSVFTGKSSQLSKDLIKSLFSRYEYDNKKAQEQIKIPFISLNDTMKWVKESL; from the coding sequence TTGTTACTAGAAGGAAAAAAAGTATTTATAACTGGAGCAACAGGTTTTGTAGGAGGATATATTCTAAAAAGTATCTTACAAAAAGGAGCTCATGTAATTGCCTTAAATGGTAAACGTAACGATAAATCATTTTTAGGTGATGACAGTAAGTTGGTGACTTGGGTAGATATAGATATTCTCGATCCTAACTCACTTTTAGAAGAACTCAAAGAAATAGATTACGTGATTCATACAGCATCTATTGTTTCTTTTAATACAACTTTAGATGAACTTAGAGCTGTAAATGTAAATGGTACTGCAAACCTTGTAAATATTTCGTTGCAAGCAGGTATCAAAAAGTTTATTCACATAAGCTCAATTGCTGCTTTAGGAGTACCTGAATACGGTAATTTTATTAATGAAAACTCAAAATGGACAGGTGACAAAGGAATGTCAGCCTATGCTATTTCAAAATATAATGCTGAACAAGAAGTTTGGCGAGGTTACAGAGAAGGATTAGATATTGTAGTTTTAAATCCATCTGTAATTTTAGGAGTAGGTAATTGGGATAGAAGTAGTCTCACTATATTTAAAACAATACAAAAAGGCGTAAAATACTATCCTTCCGGGCTTTTTAGTTCTGTAGATGTAAGAGATGTTACAGCGGCAGTTATTAAAGCTATTGAGTTACCTATATCTGGAGAACGATTTATTTTAAATGCTTCTAATATTCCATTTAAACTTGCTTTAGAGACTATAAGTAATGGTTTAAATGTAGAAGCTCCTTCTAAAAAAATATCAAAGACTTCAGTCAATTTTATTTATTATGCTGAGAAAATATTTTCAGTATTTACCGGGAAATCGAGTCAACTATCAAAAGACCTAATAAAATCGCTTTTCTCAAGGTATGAGTATGATAATAAAAAGGCTCAAGAACAAATCAAAATCCCGTTTATATCGTTAAACGATACAATGAAATGGGTAAAAGAATCACTTTAA
- a CDS encoding polysaccharide biosynthesis/export family protein — MKYKHYIYTLLLLLVALSSCSIRKSILFKTDESINEDAFLNAENSAMNNYTIEVDDFIAMSVFTNDGEKVVDPNGDYLQPSQIASSRRNSSSGNAGNNGMIENPNSAMNAPIRENGDEPKKYLVKSDSSVNLPLVGNINLVGQTLEQANITLAKAYSKFYLDPYVATQYTNKRVIVMGATGAEIIPLRTEHMTLLDVIALASQGAAATAKNNGVPVQNDIMATNIRMIRPDPKYGFNKPSVQIVDLSTIQGLAKANINVMPNDVIYLEPRRKSDTRNLQDLTLLVSVVSSVVSLYLLVQQIATN; from the coding sequence ATGAAATACAAACATTATATATATACTCTTTTACTACTTTTGGTTGCTTTATCATCTTGCTCTATACGTAAGAGTATTCTATTTAAAACAGACGAGAGTATTAATGAAGATGCATTTTTAAATGCAGAAAATTCCGCAATGAATAACTACACCATTGAGGTAGATGACTTTATCGCAATGTCTGTTTTTACAAACGATGGAGAAAAAGTAGTAGACCCTAACGGAGATTATTTACAACCTTCTCAAATTGCATCATCAAGAAGAAATTCTTCTTCTGGAAATGCAGGTAATAATGGGATGATTGAGAACCCTAATAGTGCCATGAATGCTCCTATTAGAGAAAATGGTGATGAACCTAAAAAATACCTTGTAAAATCTGATAGTTCTGTAAACTTACCTCTAGTAGGAAATATCAATTTAGTTGGACAAACATTAGAACAAGCAAATATCACATTAGCAAAAGCATATAGTAAATTCTATTTAGATCCTTATGTAGCCACTCAATACACAAATAAACGTGTAATTGTAATGGGAGCAACTGGGGCTGAAATTATACCATTAAGAACAGAACACATGACTTTATTAGATGTTATTGCATTAGCTTCACAAGGAGCTGCTGCAACAGCAAAAAATAATGGTGTACCTGTTCAAAACGATATTATGGCAACAAATATTCGTATGATTAGACCTGACCCTAAGTATGGGTTTAATAAACCATCAGTACAAATTGTTGATTTAAGTACAATTCAAGGTCTTGCTAAAGCAAATATCAATGTAATGCCAAATGATGTGATTTATCTTGAACCAAGAAGAAAATCTGATACACGTAATCTTCAAGATTTAACGTTATTGGTAAGTGTAGTATCAAGTGTTGTATCACTTTACTTGCTAGTTCAACAAATTGCCACAAATTAA
- the queG gene encoding tRNA epoxyqueuosine(34) reductase QueG: MNKQLQKERNAALIKAEAKRLGFSECGIAKAGFLEEEADPLEKWLKNNMHGEMGYMANHFDKRLDPTKLVEGAKSVVMLSYNYYPEKDLGQEGNYKIAKYAYGEDYHYVIKHKLKDLVKFINAEIGEVDGRVFVDSAPVMERAWAKKAGLGWVGKHSLLLNRQMGSFFFLAELIIDLDLEADPPVKDFCGTCTRCIDACPTEAIPEKGVVDGSKCISYLTIELKDQIPTQFEGKMNDWIFGCDICQDVCPWNRFSSSHSTNAFNPHEELGNVNKKEWEELTEDVFKELFRKSAIKRTKYAGLMRNISFAKKK, translated from the coding sequence GTGAATAAACAATTACAAAAAGAAAGAAATGCTGCCTTAATAAAAGCCGAAGCCAAACGCTTGGGCTTTTCTGAATGTGGTATAGCCAAGGCTGGTTTTTTAGAGGAAGAAGCAGACCCTTTAGAGAAATGGCTTAAAAATAACATGCATGGAGAAATGGGCTATATGGCGAATCATTTTGACAAGCGATTAGATCCTACCAAACTAGTTGAAGGAGCAAAATCTGTGGTAATGCTTTCTTATAACTACTATCCCGAAAAAGATTTAGGACAAGAAGGTAATTATAAGATTGCTAAATATGCTTATGGAGAAGATTACCATTATGTAATAAAACATAAGTTGAAAGATCTTGTTAAATTTATTAATGCTGAAATTGGAGAAGTAGATGGACGTGTTTTTGTAGATTCAGCTCCTGTAATGGAAAGGGCTTGGGCAAAAAAAGCAGGTTTAGGTTGGGTAGGAAAACATAGTTTATTACTTAACCGACAAATGGGCAGTTTCTTTTTCCTTGCAGAACTAATAATTGATCTTGATCTAGAAGCAGATCCTCCTGTTAAAGACTTTTGTGGAACATGTACAAGGTGTATAGATGCTTGCCCTACTGAGGCAATCCCAGAAAAGGGTGTTGTAGATGGTAGTAAATGTATATCATACCTAACGATTGAATTGAAAGATCAAATTCCAACACAGTTCGAAGGTAAAATGAATGATTGGATTTTTGGTTGTGATATTTGCCAAGATGTGTGTCCATGGAATCGGTTTTCTTCTTCACATTCTACCAATGCATTTAATCCTCATGAAGAATTGGGTAATGTAAATAAGAAAGAGTGGGAAGAATTAACAGAGGATGTCTTTAAAGAGCTATTTAGAAAATCTGCAATTAAGAGAACAAAATATGCTGGGCTAATGCGAAATATTTCTTTCGCAAAAAAAAAGTGA
- a CDS encoding Hpt domain-containing protein codes for MKPNYFTTYTTIPLLKLKIWTEIQTFAINEYQLKGLVESFEQDLHDLINSARSGLKNDNQQCIFEAMHTLKGIAGTLGATRLHKMAQGAEKLSIKRLQEKRIIDQIEQCGNASLKAMNSSSE; via the coding sequence ATGAAACCTAATTATTTCACAACATATACTACAATACCATTATTAAAGCTAAAGATTTGGACAGAAATTCAGACCTTTGCAATTAATGAGTATCAATTAAAAGGATTAGTTGAAAGTTTTGAACAAGACTTACACGATCTTATTAATAGTGCTCGTTCGGGTCTTAAAAATGATAATCAGCAATGTATTTTTGAGGCTATGCATACTTTAAAAGGTATTGCAGGAACTTTAGGAGCTACTCGTTTACATAAAATGGCTCAAGGTGCTGAAAAATTAAGTATCAAACGACTTCAAGAGAAGAGAATTATTGATCAAATAGAACAATGTGGTAACGCTTCTCTAAAAGCAATGAATAGTAGTAGTGAATAA
- a CDS encoding DUF4286 family protein: MILYNISFHVEDEMLSSWKEWMKAFFIPEVMKTECFQGYKLMKLLSEKAENQGTNFALMLDVENLSSADKFMRSHEAELHATLKEKFGEKVNQFRSVLREETL, translated from the coding sequence ATGATCTTATATAATATATCATTCCACGTTGAAGACGAAATGTTATCTTCTTGGAAAGAATGGATGAAGGCCTTCTTTATCCCTGAAGTGATGAAAACGGAATGTTTTCAAGGTTATAAATTAATGAAACTTCTCTCTGAAAAAGCCGAGAATCAAGGTACTAACTTTGCATTAATGTTAGATGTAGAGAATTTGTCTTCCGCAGATAAATTTATGCGTTCACATGAAGCCGAATTACACGCTACCTTAAAAGAGAAATTCGGAGAAAAAGTCAATCAGTTTAGATCTGTACTAAGAGAAGAAACACTCTAA
- a CDS encoding tyrosine-protein phosphatase, whose amino-acid sequence MKWFTNLFKKNKKEVAVSEPLGPQITSDMHAHFLPNIDDGAQSLEESIDIIKGLVEMGYKNLVATPHVMSDFYKNTPEIILEKLALVQAEVEKQNIDVHLTAAAEYYLDEGFLKKLKSNEPLLTFGDNYILLETSFINSCFFIDEVIFLCISKGYKPVIAHPERYTYVYGNYNEIKRWKNLGALLQVNALSLAGYYSSKAKEIAQNLINDQLVDFIGSDCHKAKHLDWLKKVRTLSYYNKALGLPLQNNLIIKVPQK is encoded by the coding sequence ATGAAGTGGTTTACTAATTTATTCAAAAAAAATAAAAAAGAGGTAGCTGTATCTGAGCCTTTAGGTCCTCAGATTACAAGTGATATGCACGCCCACTTTTTACCTAATATTGATGATGGTGCACAATCTCTAGAAGAGTCTATTGATATTATTAAAGGACTAGTAGAAATGGGGTATAAAAACCTAGTTGCTACTCCTCACGTAATGAGTGATTTTTATAAAAACACTCCAGAAATCATTTTAGAAAAATTAGCGTTAGTTCAAGCAGAAGTTGAAAAACAAAATATTGATGTTCATTTAACTGCTGCTGCTGAATATTATTTAGACGAAGGCTTTCTGAAGAAATTAAAGAGTAATGAACCACTTCTTACTTTTGGCGATAATTATATTTTACTAGAAACATCTTTTATAAATTCTTGTTTCTTTATAGATGAAGTAATCTTTTTGTGTATTTCAAAAGGATATAAACCAGTAATTGCTCATCCAGAACGTTATACGTATGTCTATGGTAATTACAATGAAATTAAACGTTGGAAGAACTTAGGAGCACTTTTACAAGTGAATGCTTTATCGTTAGCAGGGTATTATTCATCTAAAGCAAAAGAAATAGCTCAAAACCTTATTAATGATCAATTAGTTGATTTTATAGGTAGTGATTGTCACAAGGCAAAACATTTAGATTGGTTAAAAAAAGTACGCACATTGTCGTACTATAATAAAGCACTTGGTTTACCTTTACAGAATAATCTTATTATTAAAGTACCTCAAAAGTAA